The following are encoded in a window of Phreatobacter oligotrophus genomic DNA:
- a CDS encoding DUF1045 domain-containing protein: MAPRYALYAAPAPDSPLWRFGSSVIGYDAAAATDTAFPASPPCNAGDWMALTEEPRRYGFHGTLKAPFALAGGEDEAGLIEAVMLFAERRRAFSVPRLDVSLLKAFVALTPSERSAELEGLAADCVRHFDAFRAPLSEADMARRLKAPLTERQKAHLDAFGYPYVFEDFRFHMTLTGALPEDRRETIRDGLAGLYAPVAAPLAVDALCLFKQADRAGRFTILARFPFEG; encoded by the coding sequence ATGGCTCCCCGCTACGCCCTCTATGCCGCCCCCGCCCCGGACAGTCCGCTCTGGCGCTTCGGCTCGTCCGTCATCGGCTATGATGCCGCGGCCGCGACCGATACGGCTTTCCCGGCCTCGCCGCCCTGCAATGCCGGTGACTGGATGGCGCTCACCGAGGAGCCGCGCCGCTATGGCTTCCACGGCACCCTGAAGGCGCCCTTTGCCCTTGCGGGTGGCGAGGACGAGGCCGGCCTGATCGAGGCCGTGATGCTGTTTGCCGAGCGTCGCCGCGCCTTTTCGGTTCCCCGTCTCGATGTCTCGCTGCTCAAGGCCTTCGTCGCGCTGACCCCGTCCGAACGGTCCGCCGAACTCGAAGGGCTCGCGGCGGATTGCGTCCGGCATTTCGACGCCTTCCGCGCGCCGCTCTCCGAGGCCGACATGGCACGCCGGCTGAAGGCGCCGCTGACGGAGCGCCAGAAGGCCCATCTCGACGCCTTCGGCTATCCCTATGTCTTCGAGGACTTCCGCTTCCACATGACCCTGACCGGCGCCTTGCCCGAGGACCGGCGGGAGACCATCCGGGACGGCCTTGCGGGCCTTTATGCGCCGGTGGCCGCGCCTCTGGCGGTCGACGCGTTGTGCCTCTTCAAGCAGGCGGACCGGGCAGGGCGCTTCACCATCCTCGCGCGCTTTCCCTTCGAGGGCTGA